Genomic DNA from Antennarius striatus isolate MH-2024 chromosome 16, ASM4005453v1, whole genome shotgun sequence:
TGCTCAGTTCATCTGCACATTACTCCCATGTGACTGTTTCCCTGCAGGCAAAAGGAGACAGTTCCTCTTCTATACTCTGACCGGGACAGATTTCtgtctcatttctttttttaattgatcagCTTCATTGTACACGGGCAAAGATCTACTCACAATAACACAGTTCTTGCCAATGTGGACATAGGAACCAATCTGTGCTGCATTGACAACACAGTCTTCCTCAATAAAGACATGGTCTCCAATATGCAGCGGAAAGAATGCCACCCTGTAAGGAGCGATGTAGAGAGACAAAACAGATGTAGCAGGCTTTGTCATTTCTAGTCATTAATGAGACTGAATAAATTCATAGTtacaccttttatttattgactcAAAGCAGATCTGTTATTTATCATACGTTATAAGTATGAATTTAGGGAGTGGAGTTGTTGTTTGGACAACCTCTTCATCACAATGTCTCTGGGACATTTTGACAGACGATTGTCAAAATTATCCATACAgtataaaagataaaatattagaaaagaataaatatgcCTTACCCCTTGCTGAACTTTTTGAAAGGTGGTCGAATGACGCTCCGGCTCTTCACCACACAATGTCTGCCCACCCGGACATTAGCCAGGTCACCTCTGATGATGCAGTCATTCATAACAATAGTCTGaagtagaacacacacacacacacacacacacacacacacacacacacacacacacacacacacacacacacacacagtaaactaCATCACAGTCTACTTCATCAATGCCACCATAATGATAGAAAGCTGTATAATTCACTGCCGGGCGacgatttgttttgttttgttccttaCTTTCCCATTGAGGACGATGTTTTGACTCCCACAGAGCACGGATTGTCTGCTCACTTTGTTGCCAGAGGCCTGCGTCcaatacaaatacaataatTACTGCTTGTATTATTGTCTTCACTGTGTATCCAAACTGGgcacaaatcattttaacatCTTAATCGTCATCCCTACGCCCTACTATCCGTTCGCCCAATAGCATGCAGCTTGCTAATGAGCTAACAGTGGTTTAAATTCAATACATTACCGTCTCAATGTACTCCGCTTTGTTATATAATATTTCAGATAACTCCATGGCTGGAAATGGGATATTTTAAGGATAACGACGATAATTCAGTTGTAATAAGTAACGCATCAGTGTTTTTCAATTGCTTCCGCTGTCAGTCAACTCTTTTCTCTCGCCGACAACGTCAATGAATCTTCAGACAATAGTAGTTGAATACGAAATCATCGCTCAGTTAcgtcaaaaaaacacaaaaatcttgACAGCTATCCAGTGATTTGAGTTTAAAGTTTACTATACACGGGATATAATGTGTACAATATTTTTGCTGTAGGATAGAAATATGTTATATATCAATGTTAGGATTTCATGACAAATCTATAATACGTTTTTATGATTGATTGCTCTTCCCTTTAGCTGAATCAGCATCCTGGCGTTcgtgtattatttatttacttatttatttatcttagaTACAGGAGGTGTACTTAATTGGgcatactgtaaatgtttgtttagtggacaataatgaagaaaattgaaaataaataagattaatTTATGTCATGCGCATGCGTAAATCGGAGCCCTTGTCCCCGATTCTCTTTCGCTTTGCATGCTGGGAGCTACCCGTCACTGAACTCAGTCATGGCGGCTCGTGTTCTGCTGCAGTGTGTCCGCTTTCTCGCCGAGCCCACGCTGAGGCTTTCGCCTGGCAACCTGGCAGCCAAAGCCTTTGCTCCTTCGGCATCAGCCATCCTCCGACATATCTCTTTTGCTGCAGACAGCAGGAAGACGCGGTGGATCGGCCAAAGCCGCGTAAGTCTCCTGTAACATTGAAGAGTCGTGGCCTTGCGTTGGAAGCTGTGACCTACCGACGTCTTTCAAAAGTTCCGGGCTGGAGCAGCTTGTTACATGTTTATGATAGCACAGCAATCGCTTTATTTTACCTtgcatttttattgtaattacCAGGCTGAAAACTATGACTATATGAAACATCATATTAGCAATTATACAAGCCATGTTTGGTTAGCTAGCTAGCAAACTTAGTCAGCTCACTGTTGTGTCTGTCACACCTGATGTCTGATTAAATTAtctataatttttcattttactgtttCTAAAGGTCTGTCAAGTTTGAAGAGTTATGCCACGTTTTTGTAATCATGTGATGTGACGATGTAGATGCTGctgtcatctaaaaaaaattggtaTTTGTAAAATCGCATTTAAACAGTTACACTAAATGTGGGACTATGGCCTTTCAGCAGATTGTCCTCACAAAATGAAGTGACCACAAATGTAATTCATGAGTTGATTTCTCCTCAAtcactctgtctttgtcctctgtGTATTTCTGCATCCATCCCTTTCATCATCCTTGTCCCTGGTCTCTTATTATTTCCCTTTAGATCCCCACAGTGGGTCTGCTTTGCCGACAGTATGGGGaccttcctcccctctccttAGAGAGCATCACAGAGCGAGTCATGTATGTTCTTAAGCTCTACGACAAGATCAACCCTGACGAGGTAAGAGCGAGTCCTGACGACAGAGCCAGTGATTGATCTGCTTTTCCCGGGGCATTTTATCATATAATaaatggggttttttaaaagaagattCTTAATGTCAATGGGATAATTTCCTGGTTAAACAAAGgataataagaaaataaaaatttcaatgCACACAATGTTTATTGCCCACAAAATCAACCAGTTTAGTCTAGAATTGGTGTTGGTCTGTCAAGAGATTCTTCCAGACTGCTtgggatattttatttatttttaaattctaattatTAATGTCATGAtatcttttttcttctgttccAAGTCATTTTTGTGGAATGTAGTACAAAACAAATTTACGGTTGTTaagtgttaatttttttatatatgcaGGGCAAAAACATGTTGAGAATGTTCCAAAGATATATTAAAGAAACAATGTCACTCGTCAGGAAGCTAAAAAGCCTCAATTTTCACCCCAAAGTCTCAAACTTTTCACCAGTAGTCATTCCAGTGTCAGCAGCTGCATCACACATCAGTGGCATGGCTCATTAATATAGTACATTTCATAAACTCAGTATTGAAGGTATTATTTGAattgaataattaaataagttTTCTATGACTAGCAATGCTTCTGATTGGCTACTCTGAAAAGGACGTCTGTTTTCCAGAGTTCTTCAGTTGCAAGTATTTTTTATATGGAATAATAACTAATATGGAATTAACGATCTGACCAAAAGTGGTGAATTCTTTAAGTCTGTGTTTTACGTTAAACTATTTTGACAGGCACACATTTGACAACAGCCCGCGCCCCCCCAGGCCTGCTTGAAAACGTTATCCTTTCATGATATTATACAAACATTGTTCATGTTTGTGAATATGAGTCATTTTAATATGTGTAGCATTCTGCTTTGTAGCTGAAGAAAACCTCGCACTTCATGCAGGACCTCAGTCTGGACAGTTTGGACCAGATAGAAATCATCATGGCCATGGAGGATGAGTTTGGTGAGTTGAGTGTCTGTCAGCCAATCTACATGTGTGTAGCTTCAAGTTCCACTCTTTCCAAAAACTGTCTTCTATGCAGGCTTTGAGATCCCTGATTCAGACGGAGAGAAGCTGATGACTCCTGACgacattgtacagtatatcGCAAACAAGAACGATGTCTATGAATAGCCTGCTCTACAGCGCACTTAGAGGTGAGTCTCATctgctgttttatgttttataccCCCCACTTCCTGCCTGCTTTGTCCTGTGTAATAGTGAATTCCTTCTCTTCAGGGAGGCTGATGTGACCCCCACAGGAGGAACTTAAGAAGCAGAATGCATTTTTATCTCTGCAATCAGCCCTTCTGTCCACAACTGCATTTTTTGGCTTCAGTGTCTCGTGTGTATTTAAATGAACATGTGCTCTGGGAGCTGGGAGGTTACCCAAACAAATTCATAGTAGTTTTTCTTTGTTCCCGCTCCAACCTGTTGTTCTGATGTATCATTTCTCACAAATAAAGACATATACACTTCatgtctgtgtctctgctgtGATGTTTTAACACAAGTTTTAAGTAATCTCTTAACTCAAAACCACAAAGGGGATAATCCCCAAACAGCTACAATGCCCAGTAACAACCACCTGTTTGCATTACTTCAATAAATATCCTCAATATTTTGATATTTCCTTCTTCAGCCATCATGATGGTTAaacttttgctgtttttttgttattttaatgtcattaatttTAGGATCCATTTGCCAAAACTTTCAAATCTTGTCACATTCAGACCTGTCCATTACACTTGATAGTTTATGCTGTTGGAGTATTTGAACAAAGCAAATTTTATCCAAACTTTAAAACGAAGCTGAACTTTGTTCCACATTCTTGTTTTATATTGAGAAtaactggaaaaaataaaattcagaaaaagtagtccagcctttttttttaatcttcagtaaatttccaaatatttacagtatataatacAATCATATATATGATACAGTACATAATATATATAAGCTGTTGGACATGCAACTTTTTCTTTATGCGACGAACCGAAGATTAATTTATTAGGTGTCGAATCCCTTCAGCCGAATAATTCCTTTTGCATATCAAGAAGCCCAGCTTGGTTAGCATGCATTCTTTGGGTGTTATAACTTGTGCCTATAtcctttgattgtgacggacatcacgttgtcgtgtggggaatcCCGATGGCTTTATTCACCATGCGGCGTCTACCCAGATGACCGGACCGTAACGCTGAAGCGGTCTTCGCCTtctcacacacacggagccgttacggcttcgtcggacagagcggtttgttttttgtgacgGCAAAAAAACCTGATATTgttctatcgtggaatttccatgggttcccgctagtactTAATCATTGTTTACgcaacttatatataattatacaggTTAAGTATACaagtcctgttgggttttttttacaatttaaggTCAGAGCTTTTTATATATTGCAAACAAGAAAGATGTCTGAATAGTCCATTGTAGCTTTTTACAAGGCTACAAAGgaattttaaatggggaaaattcgTTAGTACAGCAGTTTAATATTCAGGAAAGGACAAAACGGTGTCATTGTTAGTCTTTTATTGAGGGTTGTACCCAAGTTTTACAGCTTTGTATGATGGCTGCAGGAGCCAGAGGGTTACAAACAGTAATCAGTATACGAGTACAGCCAACAGAAGACCTACTACCCACTACTCTACATCTTGATACAGATTCTCTTAAGAGCACtaaaatccagaaaaagaaaaaaaaaatacagaacaaacCAAGCAACAAAGGAAGGAGaataaaaagattaaatgaaaccaaaaaGACAGCATCAGAGGAGACATTAATTATTAGAGCACACTGGAGTTATACCTTGTAATATCAGGTGACTTCGTTTTTTGTCAATTTTTATACccatacaaataaagattgTCCTTCAAAAAGTGCAGGTACCCCCAAAGTTTAAGATAAAATCCTTTGATGACCCAAGgaagacatttgaaaataaaaaggaactTCCTGTTTAGTTtgcaggagaggaagacagTCTCTCCTTATAGACACTGTACGCTTACATTctcatatatattatatatagttTCAACAGTCTCCCAAAGCAATGTGCATATTAGGTTACAGGTGATCCAACTAAACACTGGATTGATAGAAtctatataaaaaaacattgtaGTTGTGTAAAATTTGCCGTTTCATCGGCCACGCTCCTCAGCTTCTCGGGGAGGAGACGACTTGCGAAAATACAGAAATGGACTTTGCAAAATCTCAACCTGTCCTCTCCTGCTACAACTGGCCTGACAGTTTTAAGTAATTAAGGTTAtctcagtttttttaaaattattatcagTACGACTCAATGATGGCACAACATGTTTGAGGAATATTCCTGTAAATTCCACCTCAGCTGTATTTATAACACGTTTTTGGGATATTTTGATTTCAAAGCAAAAAACCCAAGGTGGACATGAAAGCCTGGGTTCAACACTCCACTGCATAGTCTCTCTGAtcaaccccccccaacccctaacccacccaccccaccccacccacatCTTTGTGCTGGTTAGACTAAAGCTTTTCAGGGTTTGTGTGTATTCATACTAaatgtaaaatgacaaaaaagacagcagattctcacagtttgtgttttttttttttgtgttgtttttttttttttttttaaacttttttattacttttgtcaaaaaaatagcCTTAGCGCTTTTGATCGTCAAGAAGCTATTGGGGTTGTGTTACAATATAGCATTTGCTCACAGGATAGTTGCGTCAAGAGAAAACAgagtcacattttttaaacatttaaaagtagTAGAGTATTACCGGCCAGCTTCCCTCCTTTCCTACCCTCTatcctttccttctttcctcaCTCCCTTTTCCTGGCCCTGTTGGGAAGCTGCTTGGCAGCCCTAGGGATTGTACATTGCTCGTGGtggatttctttttatttactgaaaacGTTTTCCTCACATCATCCTTTTGTAGATGACGTTTTTTTCTTCAAGCATAAAACAGTGTCCAGCTTTttaaatacacatacacatctgcaaccaacaaaacaacaaaaaaacaacgaaaaaaaacccccaacaagtATCAATCCCTTTCTTCCCTCTCCCTCTGCAATTTGGCATGATAATGTGCTCAAACAGGTATGCAGTTTTCTGTCAGACTGGGTTTTTGCATCatatcacaacacacacagaattgGACAAGACAAAACAAGTAATTAAGCTGAAAGCAAAAAAGTAACATCCACATCACTTTCAGGCGCTTTACAGATTTTGCTTGTCCCTTCTCTAACTGCGGAGCTACGCTAGCCCCTCAGATGATGATCAGGCATCAGTTTCTGTTCTAATGGTTAAGGATAGTGTAAATGGAAGGAAACTGTGCCCAGATCAAACCAGGAGCAAACTATCAACTACatcagaatgaataaaatgtaaaataacttcAGCAAGAGTGGAAAGATAACCTCGACCAATTAAGAGTTCACTTGCCCCGTCCTTCACCCGAGCCGGTTGTCAGTTTTGTGTTCCTTCCCCTGTAGATAAGCTAAAAGACTTGGGGAGGGTGATGCTGGGTGAGCCAGTGAAGAGGCAAGTGGAACCCCTGTGTCCCTGAAACGCCAGGAGGAAACAGTCAATCACAAGCCACGCACCCGTCTTAGTCACTATAGACCAATCCTCGTCTTATTTCAGTCGCGCAACagtctccatgacaaccaggAAGGGTCAGAATCGTAGCTTATTAGGATGAAAGAGAAGAGCAGTGGTTGCTCTGTTAGGATTTTCTCTGCGACGGGTTGACGATTGAGGCTGACTGAGACTCCGACCGTCATTCATACTTTTTGAAACCGTTTTCAGCTACATTCAAGCTCAGTTCAGGCAGCGTGGCGACATCACTGCTCTGACCTGCCGGCCCAGCAAGCAGGGGAGGTAAACCTGGAAAGATGACATCGCTCCTTCTCCCTTCTTCTCTCGCTCCCTCACTGAGGCCAACGAAGCACCATCTCCTCTTGCCAcaacgcgcgcgcacacacacacgcacacacatttttacCCTGTCACAATtctcacagacagacacacagacacatcttGTCATCAAACAGAGCTGAAAGTACACACTGCCATCGACACTGGCAGCACTTCTGTCTTTTCGCTCTGCTCACTCGGCCTTAATCCACCCAAGTGCAAAATCCAAGGCTCCTCAGTTCAATTTATCAAATTAAGTtaactcaaaaacaaacaaacatttttcacttGATAAATTTTGttaaacaagacaaacatgTAAGTGGTACATATAGTTTTTAAGCAAAAAGATCTGGAATTAAGTAAACTAACATTCTGAATAATTTGGTAAAGAGCAGTTAAATACTGGCACACACCACTGTCAAGTCTGGCTAATACTCAAGGTTTTGTTTCACTATATGCTTTGTTGAATAGTCACGgcttaatttaaaaacacaaccaacGTTCTCCATGACTTCTGAAATTAAACCTATcttagaggggaaaaaaacacacacagatttaacaCAGATTATATTAAGAATAGAAATTAAGGTCCATGGCTTCACTAATGCTGACTGACTCTGAAGCTTTTGTCTTTGCCCAGATGTTGTGCATCGTAATGACCGAACAATCACTAATAAGTAGGTGAATATTGTTTACGTGTATTCTGTCAAAAACACACCACTGCTGGATTTACATTCACGCTGTCCTCACAcacaatcacccccccccccagcggtaGAACGTCTGTCATCTGTCAGTACAGCGcatcacatccacacacacacacgattcaTCAGGTCAGGAACTTCAGATGAGcaccctccccccaccccccactcaaaggaaaaaataaacagtacaaTACAATCATATTCTGTTTGTAAACAGGTAGAAGCCACTTGACTTGTTGCATCTTCGGACACAGTTAGGATCAAGGCAATGAAATGTGGACGACTTTTGCACTGTTAAAATAGCATCTTGAAACggaattttttcttctttcctttttttttccaaaacaccATCGGTGGCAAAgagaatgattaaaaataaaagattcgCATTTTTGTTGTActtaatgaaacacaaacattttgagacacgggggggaaaaaaacaggaaaaaacctGCCTCTCAGTAGGCCATGTGAGAGGCTACAGTATGCATAGATACAGATTCGCCTTTCTCTTGGTTTTAAAGTCTGACAAGACAACATTTTCCATTGACagtcacacaatcacacaattaACATCCTCCACTTCTGATTTTTACATCAGCGGAGTGGAAAACTGGAGGAgtagaggaagagaaggaggagagagggacaGCTTGTCCTCCATCTCCCCACCCTCAAAAGACAGCATATGAAAGCAGTGTGTTGAGCTTCTCCAGCTTAAAGCAGTTATTTGGCAGAGAAAAACTTACAGACCTATACATAGTTTTCAGTGCTAGAAATTGGATTTTCATTTCCTATAAGGagtagtagtttttttttttattcacctactgggggggcgggggaaCTGGCTTGATTTCCTGAGAACCATTGCTGGTTATTTAGCAGACAAAAAGGAATAGTTCAAATAACCAACGCCATGGCCAAAAACACTGATCTGAATTCCCAGAGTTACAAAgcatcgtcttcatcatcaataagagtgttttttttttcttttttttaaacttgtttggttttttttagtaattttttcaaatatctttttatttttttatttttttttattttttttactccatcTTCTCTTTAAAATGAAGAATGAACACACGTTCTGCCTCCTAAGTCTTGTAAACAAGAGGTTGCAGTGTGGCACCTCCAAAACATTGAAAGCCTATTCTGAAAGTGCTGTTCCTCCCTTCGCCCTCCGCAGGGCTAGTGGGAGGACTTGCTAGACAGACCCCACCCCCTTTatggggtgggcggggcttgctAGTCCCAGCTGCGGCTACAGTCCTTTGCACTGCAGAGCTCAACGTTCTTTAGTTTCAAAACAAAATTGGTGCAATACTTTTAATGTCACTTTATCACCAGATAATCGTCCTAAGTCAgcttttattcttctttaaCTATCTGTTGATCTTGAACGACAACGCAGTAAGGTAGGCGTGCCAAGGCAGAGAGGAGCACACATACTCACCCATaccatctctctcacacacacacacacacacacacacaggcacacatacgcacacacacgcacacacacacggtaagGACCTTAATGAGTAAACAGCTACACTGGAAAAACTGGCTGCTCCCTCTATATTGCAGATTATATatactgagaaaaaaacacattcagtgcaaagttaaaaaaaagctcATACTCCAACATTGTCGGCAAAcaaatgcaagaaaaacaaaaacaaaaacaaaacaaaaaaaaaatgttaaaaatgaaaagaaatggaattcaaataaacatgatgaatgaaacaatatataataataataatagtaataatgagcTCGATTGAAGCTTTTTTCGGTCTGAAAGAGCACTACCTGGAAGCAAATATCCATCCGTTCACATTATAGAATTGGCCTGCATGATTCAAGTATTCCGACTGATATGTTTTTGGGCTAAAACAAAGTGGACATATGTGCAGAGAAACGTAACTTGTTTTCCACAGGGGAGACCCCGTTTTGCTGAATATATTGTGAGTCCAACTAGTGCCATTGCATTtataactacttttttttttccttctgctgATTATTGATGATTCTCTACTGACCCTCTTCACAGCCTGTTTGATTGACAGACGGTTCAGATGGGTTCCCCTCCTCCTGTCAGGTGATCCACAGGAAGGAAGGAGCTGATTGGAGATGGGCTACTGATCCTCCCCGCCTCAGTGCCGCTGGGGGTACCCCACAGGCTACTGGAATAGTTGGGTCCGCCCCAGAGGGAGGAGCTGTGGAGGTCGCTGCTGTTCCACTGGTTGGATTCAGAAGCACGGCTGGAAAAGGTATGAGACTGATCCATCCTGCTCTGAGAGGAGCCAATGGCTTGCCAGCCAGAGGAGGGCGTCACCATTGACTGCCCTTGTGCAAAGAAACTTTTGATTTCCTCATCGCTGGCAAACTCAGCCAGAATAGTAGTGTTCCCCAAAACACAcctgcagaagaaaaacagcGGAAACATTCAGACTTTATGATCCAGTATTCTTATCTTGTGAATGCTCAAATGTTTAAAGCTGATTAGAAGTTATCCAGATACAGAACAAGACAAGCAGTTATCTCCAGGAATTGGGCTTGCATTATATCCTGAAGGACATTGTTTGCAGCCATGACTGATTTACAGGTGTATCATTTCATAAAGGGAATTCAAGGATGGAACAGGAACAGTAATGTACACGATACCTGAAAAGGTTGAGTGTACGTGTGTCCGGTGTGCTTACATGTGCAGGCTCTTCTGGGCTTTGGCGGCTTCATCCTTGGAGCTGTAGCGTACCACGGCGTTACCGTGTGGCAGGTTGAGGTGGAATGTCATCAGAGGACCGTGCTGCAAGCATAAGGTCCTCAGGGTAGAGCCGTCAATCTGGGAGACAAACAGAAGATGGACAACTCGGTCAACTCTATATAGGACGTTGAAAGCATTACATGTTATATTTAAGTGCATACAAGTACCTGAGGTGTGAGATTTTTGAGAACAAGCCATTGGGTTCttcctgagctgctgctgtctcCCCAACTTGAACCTAGCGATACAAAGCCTAGTCATGAAAGGAATGTAATGAGTAGATTATGCTCATGATGACGATCAAGAGCTTGTTATTCTAACACGTGTCGCTCTGGTCTCACCAGGTGTGTATCTGGATTCAGAAGAGCTCCACCCACCAAACCTAAGGGAAGAGCCATCCCAGCCAGAGGCGGCAGAGCTGGGCTTCTGGCTAGTGAGGCCTGGTGGGGGTCTTGAAGGGGCTGCCACAGACAGCG
This window encodes:
- the dctn5 gene encoding dynactin subunit 5 translates to MELSEILYNKAEYIETASGNKVSRQSVLCGSQNIVLNGKTIVMNDCIIRGDLANVRVGRHCVVKSRSVIRPPFKKFSKGVAFFPLHIGDHVFIEEDCVVNAAQIGSYVHIGKNCVIGRRCVLKDCCKILDNTVLPPETVVPPFTVFSGCPGLFSGELPECTQDIMIDVTKSYYQKFLPLSQI
- the ndufab1b gene encoding NADH:ubiquinone oxidoreductase subunit AB1b, with product MAARVLLQCVRFLAEPTLRLSPGNLAAKAFAPSASAILRHISFAADSRKTRWIGQSRIPTVGLLCRQYGDLPPLSLESITERVMYVLKLYDKINPDELKKTSHFMQDLSLDSLDQIEIIMAMEDEFGFEIPDSDGEKLMTPDDIVQYIANKNDVYE